A section of the Brachyhypopomus gauderio isolate BG-103 chromosome 13, BGAUD_0.2, whole genome shotgun sequence genome encodes:
- the LOC143474372 gene encoding nuclear pore membrane glycoprotein 210-like, with protein MTFVDLPTQTGYKLHGRQMFESHGPTGTVNVTVILTSSVVWGSLLSLSVNLQLVEDVLWDQHSITLYNHPGVNENLTPSQGSGHVLVRLQDKDMANITFVEKTKQVQMSPLCPGFTSVLAHNMCVSSPEAALAVTISDIFHFQIDFMDAVEVGRTAVVRVQVLDCHRQPFLHHFLTLMELKLLPSSPIVTVEGVSHLSGTQMPLQSSPSIGCST; from the exons ATGACCTTTGTTGACCTACCCACACAAACAGGCTACAAActacacg GACGGCAGATGTTTGAGTCTCATGGACCAACAGGAACAGTGAACGTGACGGTGATCCTCACGTCTTCAGTG GTGTGGggttctcttctctctctctctgtgaatcTGCAATTGGTGGAGGACGTGCTATGGGACCAGCACTCCATCACCCTCTACAACCACCCTGGAGTTAAT GAGAACCTGACCCCGTCACAGGGCTCCGGTCACGTCCTGGTTCGCCTGCAGGACAAGGACATGGCCAACATCACTTTTGTGGAGAAAACCAAGCAAGTGCAG ATGTCCCCCCTGTGTCCTGGTTTTACGTCCGTCCTGGCTcacaacatgtgtgtgtcttctccTGAAGCCGCGCTGGCCGTCACCATCTCAGACATCTTCCACTTCCAGATCGACTTCATGGACGCA gtggaggtagGCCGTACTGCTGTGGTGCGTGTGCAGGTTCTGGACTGTCATAGGCAGCCCTTCCTCCATCACTTCCTCACACTGATGGAGCTGaagctcctcccctcctcccccatcgTCACAGTGGAGGGAGTCTCCCATCTCTCTGG AACTCAGATGCCGTTGCAGAGTTCACCCAGTATTGGCTGTTCTACTTGA